A portion of the Bacillus sp. SM2101 genome contains these proteins:
- a CDS encoding M15 family metallopeptidase, whose amino-acid sequence MLEWGYFLVLIICLSVAAVNVFVDPIIEDNQRNQPINENNNKVVKVDDINTHKNVVEQPLNKSLIYQGDLVLIKSQYPVREESVRSDIVKLSKYKELKQGYRLRNTKIELSRDVAQRFSQMVYFAKRDGVRNFTINSGFRGFDEQNRLYKEMGPTIAMPPGYSEHNAGLSLDVGSTKTKMIHAAEGKWIEKNAWRFGFILRYPKDKTEITGIQYEPWHIRYVGLPHSAIMYENNLVLEEYLDYLKEEKVVSVSVNGLSYTVYYYHMTQMSSVKLPQNKRYELSGNNIDGIIVTIYEHEMVV is encoded by the coding sequence TTGCTTGAGTGGGGATATTTTTTAGTTTTAATAATATGTCTAAGTGTAGCAGCTGTAAATGTATTCGTTGACCCAATTATTGAAGATAATCAAAGAAATCAACCAATAAATGAAAATAATAATAAAGTCGTCAAAGTAGACGATATCAATACACATAAAAATGTAGTAGAACAACCTTTAAATAAATCACTCATTTATCAGGGAGATTTAGTCCTAATCAAGTCTCAATACCCTGTTCGTGAAGAAAGTGTAAGATCAGATATTGTAAAATTATCCAAGTATAAAGAATTAAAGCAGGGATATAGATTACGTAATACTAAAATTGAATTATCTAGAGATGTAGCACAAAGGTTTTCGCAAATGGTATATTTCGCTAAAAGAGATGGTGTTCGGAATTTCACAATTAATAGTGGTTTTAGAGGGTTTGATGAGCAAAATAGACTTTATAAAGAAATGGGACCAACGATTGCAATGCCCCCAGGCTATAGTGAACATAATGCCGGCTTATCACTTGATGTAGGTTCAACTAAAACGAAAATGATTCATGCAGCTGAAGGAAAATGGATTGAAAAAAATGCTTGGCGGTTTGGTTTTATTTTACGCTATCCAAAGGATAAGACCGAAATTACAGGTATACAATACGAACCGTGGCATATTCGGTATGTTGGTTTACCGCACAGCGCCATTATGTATGAAAATAATCTTGTTTTAGAAGAATATTTAGATTATTTAAAAGAAGAGAAGGTTGTTTCTGTCAGTGTGAACGGACTTAGTTATACTGTTTATTATTACCATATGACACAAATGAGCTCGGTAAAGTTACCACAAAACAAACGTTATGAGCTTTCAGGCAATAATATAGATGGAATAATCGTGACGATATACGAACATGAAATGGTAGTATAA
- a CDS encoding CAP domain-containing protein, whose protein sequence is MKKTFLLSTAAAVTLLISSPGMSSAASNPNTNTSNFKIDCPTPQEITLNEGQFSPNLQKVMTQMTEGNVNIQDMLNQIAEKYNIDLTEAKKLLNNGNVAVPEQEVAKPKPVEQNTSKPAPQTEVKEPTTEQSSALSKFEQEVVDLTNAERAKNGLSALKIDEELSKVARTKSADMQSNKYFDHNSPTYGSPFDMMKKFGITYKSAGENIAYGQKTPQEVVNAWMNSEGHRKNILNSSFTHIGVGYVEQGNYWTQMFIGK, encoded by the coding sequence ATGAAAAAAACATTCTTATTATCAACTGCAGCGGCTGTAACGTTATTAATCTCTTCACCTGGAATGAGTTCTGCAGCTAGTAATCCTAATACTAATACTTCTAATTTTAAAATAGATTGTCCAACTCCACAAGAAATCACATTGAATGAAGGTCAATTCTCTCCAAACTTGCAAAAAGTAATGACGCAAATGACAGAGGGCAATGTAAATATACAAGATATGCTTAACCAAATTGCTGAGAAATATAATATTGATTTAACTGAAGCAAAAAAACTTTTAAATAACGGCAACGTAGCTGTGCCTGAACAAGAAGTAGCTAAACCAAAACCAGTTGAGCAAAATACTTCTAAACCAGCTCCACAAACTGAAGTTAAAGAGCCGACTACTGAACAGTCAAGCGCTTTAAGCAAGTTTGAACAAGAAGTCGTAGATTTAACGAATGCTGAGCGTGCAAAAAATGGATTATCCGCGTTAAAAATTGATGAGGAATTAAGTAAAGTAGCACGTACTAAATCTGCTGATATGCAGTCTAACAAATATTTTGACCACAATAGTCCAACTTATGGTTCGCCTTTTGATATGATGAAAAAGTTCGGTATCACATATAAATCAGCTGGAGAAAATATTGCTTACGGTCAAAAAACACCTCAAGAAGTTGTAAATGCTTGGATGAATAGTGAAGGTCATCGTAAAAACATTTTAAACTCTAGCTTCACTCATATTGGTGTTGGTTATGTTGAACAGGGTAACTATTGGACTCAAATGTTTATTGGTAAATAA
- a CDS encoding DUF1700 domain-containing protein, translating into MSKQEFLTKLEQLLKRVPEHERKEMLYDYIEHFEVGLDNGKSEEELISELGDPEQIARDLLTVYRVELAEKDKSVSNMMNAIFATTSLSFINIVFVLGPVLGLIGVYIALCGVAIAFTLSPVVLILSLLINGPAGSLAVNFFVAITLCSLGLLMGIGMIKLGKYLYNIILRYIKFNIHIIKGGQTV; encoded by the coding sequence ATGAGTAAACAAGAATTTTTAACTAAGCTCGAGCAATTGTTAAAGCGTGTTCCTGAGCATGAACGAAAAGAAATGTTATATGACTATATAGAGCATTTTGAAGTAGGGCTAGATAATGGAAAGAGTGAAGAGGAATTGATAAGTGAACTGGGTGACCCAGAACAGATTGCGCGTGATCTTTTGACAGTCTACCGTGTTGAGTTAGCTGAAAAAGACAAGTCAGTTTCAAATATGATGAACGCAATTTTTGCTACAACGAGCCTTAGTTTTATTAATATTGTATTTGTATTGGGTCCTGTATTAGGTTTAATAGGTGTATATATTGCGTTATGTGGAGTTGCTATTGCGTTTACACTTTCGCCAGTAGTACTTATACTGTCGCTACTAATTAATGGCCCAGCAGGGAGTTTAGCTGTTAACTTTTTTGTAGCAATCACATTATGTAGCTTAGGTTTATTAATGGGGATAGGTATGATAAAGCTCGGAAAGTATTTATATAATATTATTCTCCGTTACATTAAATTTAACATTCATATTATTAAAGGAGGACAGACAGTATGA
- a CDS encoding YdcF family protein, protein MKILLRIISIACFLYALSMIYIKGHIDIVTIFLSIFALILLLSTFYYKQVLLYISKRKKLSFLLYLFLGLFVLMSLSFEILMYKAQNDSIPADIDFIIVLGSGLKDGKPSATLQNRLNMAFDFMKEHPDIQVITTGGTGIGEVKSEGEAMEEYLISLGVKESLIIPETVATSTFENLLYSKGLITDFNNNNRVAIVTSDFHLLRAKMLANRLDYDAYGVSAKTPLYETVYSHIREYAALVNSFFFNKQ, encoded by the coding sequence ATGAAAATTCTATTAAGAATTATATCTATAGCTTGTTTTCTTTATGCCTTGTCAATGATTTATATCAAAGGTCATATTGATATTGTAACGATTTTTTTATCGATTTTTGCATTAATTTTATTATTGAGCACATTTTATTATAAACAAGTGTTGCTTTATATCTCAAAAAGAAAAAAGCTTAGCTTTTTACTTTATTTATTTTTAGGGCTGTTTGTATTAATGAGCCTATCGTTCGAAATTCTTATGTATAAAGCACAAAATGATTCAATTCCTGCTGATATTGATTTTATTATAGTTCTTGGTTCGGGTTTAAAAGATGGTAAACCATCTGCAACTTTACAAAATAGATTAAATATGGCTTTCGATTTTATGAAAGAGCATCCCGACATACAGGTAATTACTACTGGAGGAACTGGTATCGGTGAAGTAAAATCTGAAGGTGAAGCTATGGAAGAATATCTAATATCCTTAGGTGTTAAAGAATCATTGATTATTCCCGAAACAGTCGCAACGAGTACATTTGAAAACTTACTTTACTCTAAAGGATTAATAACTGACTTTAATAATAATAATCGCGTAGCTATAGTAACTAGTGACTTTCATTTGCTTCGTGCTAAAATGCTAGCAAACCGTCTAGACTATGATGCATACGGAGTTTCTGCTAAAACCCCATTGTATGAGACAGTCTACTCGCATATTAGAGAGTATGCAGCACTCGTCAATTCGTTTTTCTTTAATAAACAATAA
- a CDS encoding iron-containing alcohol dehydrogenase family protein → MINPVTSIPIPAILEIRQGASLHLEQILQKHGFTNAVILFDDFTYHTYKDTIQQSITTLKLDMKLLSSNLDIQALIKTAFEMERYEVVLAMGGGTIIDYGKYIAFSRRVPFISIPTSASNDGFASSNCSIEVNGKKTTVPAKVPYGIIADLQIIEQVPKRFILAGIGDLMSNITALYDWEFEENHGVSSVSAFASMLSKKAVNSFIRTPMNEISSPIFLKELISSLTMGGIATAISGNSSPISGSEHLISHALDKISTSPQMHGIQVGLATYIMANVQCHRAERMMKVFTRTGFFEYIKTLQLHKDEYRQAIEIAPTIKPNRYTYLHDDEYRQQALKFLEDDPMLQQIFGC, encoded by the coding sequence ATGATCAATCCTGTGACTTCTATACCCATCCCTGCTATTTTAGAAATACGGCAAGGAGCTTCGCTACATCTAGAACAAATTTTACAGAAGCATGGTTTTACGAATGCGGTTATTCTTTTTGATGATTTTACTTACCATACTTATAAAGATACGATTCAACAATCGATAACAACGTTGAAGTTAGATATGAAACTGTTATCAAGTAATTTAGATATCCAAGCACTTATCAAAACTGCCTTTGAGATGGAACGTTATGAAGTCGTTTTGGCAATGGGCGGTGGAACAATCATTGATTATGGAAAATATATTGCTTTTTCTAGAAGAGTACCATTTATAAGTATACCTACCTCAGCGTCCAATGATGGATTTGCAAGCAGTAATTGTTCTATCGAGGTTAATGGCAAGAAAACAACGGTACCCGCGAAAGTCCCTTATGGTATTATTGCTGATTTGCAAATTATAGAACAAGTACCTAAGCGATTCATTTTAGCAGGTATCGGTGACTTAATGTCAAATATCACTGCATTGTATGATTGGGAATTTGAAGAGAACCATGGGGTGAGTTCTGTTAGCGCTTTTGCATCAATGCTTAGTAAAAAAGCTGTAAATAGCTTTATACGAACTCCGATGAATGAAATAAGTAGCCCTATTTTTTTAAAGGAATTAATAAGCTCATTGACTATGGGTGGAATTGCAACAGCGATAAGTGGCAATAGTTCTCCTATTAGTGGCTCAGAACATCTTATATCTCATGCACTTGATAAAATATCCACTTCACCACAAATGCATGGGATTCAAGTTGGCCTCGCTACATATATTATGGCTAATGTACAATGTCATCGTGCAGAACGAATGATGAAAGTATTTACTAGAACTGGCTTTTTTGAATATATAAAAACGTTACAATTACATAAGGATGAATACCGACAGGCCATTGAAATCGCTCCAACAATTAAACCGAACCGGTATACATATTTGCATGATGATGAGTATCGGCAGCAAGCATTGAAATTTCTAGAGGATGACCCTATGTTGCAACAAATTTTTGGGTGCTAA
- a CDS encoding CAP domain-containing protein, producing the protein MKKTFLLSTAAAVTLLISSPGMSSAASNPNTNTSNFKIDCPTPQEIQFNEGQLTPNLQKVITQMTAGNVNVQEMLNQIAEKYNIDLTEATELLNNGNVAVPEQEVAKPKPVEQNTSKPAPQTEVKEPTTEQSSALSKFEQEVVDLTNAERAKNGLSALKIDEELSKVARTKSADMQSNKYFDHNSPTYGSPFDMMKKFGITYKSAGENIAYGQKTPQEVVNAWMNSEGHRKNILNSSFTHIGVGYVEQGNYWTQMFIGK; encoded by the coding sequence ATGAAAAAAACTTTCTTATTATCAACTGCAGCGGCTGTAACATTATTAATCTCTTCACCTGGTATGAGTTCTGCAGCTAGTAATCCAAATACTAATACTTCTAATTTTAAAATAGATTGTCCAACTCCACAAGAAATCCAATTTAATGAAGGTCAATTGACTCCAAACTTACAAAAAGTAATTACTCAAATGACAGCGGGCAATGTAAATGTACAAGAAATGCTTAACCAAATTGCTGAGAAATATAATATTGATTTAACTGAAGCAACAGAACTTTTAAATAACGGTAACGTAGCTGTGCCTGAACAAGAAGTAGCTAAACCAAAACCAGTTGAGCAAAATACTTCTAAACCTGCTCCACAAACTGAAGTTAAAGAGCCGACTACTGAACAGTCAAGCGCTTTAAGCAAGTTTGAACAAGAAGTCGTAGATTTAACGAATGCTGAGCGTGCAAAAAATGGGCTATCAGCGTTAAAAATTGATGAGGAATTAAGTAAAGTAGCACGTACTAAATCTGCTGATATGCAGTCAAACAAATATTTTGACCACAATAGTCCAACTTATGGTTCACCGTTTGATATGATGAAAAAGTTCGGTATCACATATAAATCGGCTGGAGAAAATATTGCTTACGGCCAAAAAACACCTCAAGAAGTTGTAAATGCTTGGATGAATAGTGAAGGCCATCGCAAAAACATTTTAAATTCAAGCTTCACTCATATTGGTGTTGGTTATGTTGAACAAGGTAACTATTGGACTCAAATGTTTATTGGTAAATAA
- a CDS encoding DUF4097 family beta strand repeat-containing protein translates to MKKLLLGLLVVFLIGVVGSVVSINATGGLSINTVTLHDKKVVQNEEIKKIDIDFASTDIEVLPSDDDRFTIEVNGKVSEKLKEKYQLEVEETGDLLKVQFKKPDTYFHIGISIVDTTVSVFLPTKLYESVTLHTASGDIEAEQIKATEFNISAASGDIETKGIEADRIFVTTASGDITVDDQQAVHSSFKASSGDMILTNVIGDVKANNASGDISIFNEESFGNITADAASGDVDIEFIKPPSSLYINFRSSSGDGVVELDGVNYDEKSDGRIIGTIGSGDHELIVDISSGDFTLR, encoded by the coding sequence ATGAAAAAACTGTTACTTGGGTTGCTAGTCGTTTTTCTTATAGGAGTTGTTGGATCCGTCGTTTCAATTAATGCAACAGGAGGCTTATCAATTAATACGGTAACTTTACATGATAAAAAAGTAGTTCAGAATGAAGAGATAAAAAAAATTGACATAGACTTTGCGTCAACTGATATAGAAGTGTTACCTTCTGACGATGACCGCTTTACTATTGAGGTAAATGGTAAAGTAAGTGAAAAGCTGAAAGAAAAATATCAATTAGAAGTAGAAGAAACAGGTGATTTGTTGAAGGTACAGTTTAAAAAACCAGATACTTATTTTCATATTGGAATATCTATAGTAGATACAACTGTATCAGTGTTTTTGCCTACAAAGTTATATGAATCAGTAACATTACACACAGCGTCAGGTGATATTGAAGCTGAACAAATAAAAGCTACTGAATTTAATATATCAGCAGCATCTGGTGATATTGAAACGAAAGGCATAGAGGCTGATCGGATTTTTGTAACAACTGCATCAGGAGATATTACAGTAGATGATCAGCAAGCTGTTCATTCATCATTTAAGGCATCATCTGGTGATATGATTTTAACAAATGTAATAGGTGATGTAAAAGCAAATAATGCTTCTGGGGATATTTCCATATTTAATGAGGAATCTTTTGGAAACATTACCGCAGATGCTGCGAGTGGTGATGTAGATATCGAATTTATAAAACCCCCGTCATCTCTATACATTAATTTTAGAAGTAGTTCAGGTGATGGAGTCGTTGAACTAGATGGTGTGAACTATGACGAGAAATCTGATGGCCGGATAATCGGCACGATTGGATCTGGGGATCATGAATTAATTGTTGATATTTCATCTGGTGATTTCACACTCCGATAA
- a CDS encoding PadR family transcriptional regulator, with product MNVQFKKGVLELCVLLLISKKDQYGYELAQNISNKIQMAEGTLYPLLRRLTKDEYVSTYLAESTEGPPRKYYSLTTKGSDYMTILVDEWQQFSKAVNLFIEEGLNHE from the coding sequence GTGAATGTACAATTTAAAAAAGGTGTCTTAGAATTATGCGTCTTACTTTTAATATCAAAAAAAGATCAATATGGGTATGAACTAGCTCAAAATATATCGAATAAAATTCAAATGGCAGAAGGAACTTTATACCCTTTACTTAGAAGGCTAACGAAGGACGAATATGTATCAACTTATTTAGCTGAATCGACGGAAGGACCACCGAGAAAGTATTATTCATTAACAACTAAAGGAAGCGACTATATGACCATTCTAGTTGATGAATGGCAGCAATTTTCTAAGGCTGTCAATTTATTTATAGAGGAGGGATTAAATCATGAGTAA
- a CDS encoding CAP domain-containing protein, which yields MKKSFLLSTAAAVTLLISSPGMSSAASNPNTNTSNFKIDCPTPQEIQFNEGQLTPNLQKVMTQMTEGNVNIQDMLNQIAEKYNIDLTEVKKLLNNGNVTVPEQEISKPKPVEQNTSKPAPQTEVKEPATEQSSALSKFEQEVVDLTNAERAKNGLSALKIDEELSKVARTKSADMQSNKYFDHNSPTYGSPFDMMKKFGITYKSAGENIAYGQQTPQEVVNAWMNSEGHRKNILNSSFTHIGVGYVEQGNYWTQMFIGK from the coding sequence ATGAAAAAATCATTCTTATTATCAACTGCAGCGGCTGTAACATTATTAATCTCTTCACCTGGTATGAGTTCTGCAGCTAGTAACCCAAATACTAATACTTCTAATTTTAAAATAGATTGTCCAACTCCACAAGAAATCCAATTTAATGAAGGTCAATTGACTCCAAACTTGCAAAAAGTAATGACACAAATGACAGAGGGCAATGTAAATATACAAGATATGCTCAATCAAATTGCTGAGAAATATAATATTGATTTAACTGAAGTAAAAAAACTTTTAAATAATGGAAATGTAACTGTTCCAGAACAAGAAATATCTAAACCAAAACCAGTTGAGCAAAATACTTCTAAACCTGCTCCACAAACTGAAGTTAAAGAGCCAGCTACTGAACAGTCAAGCGCTTTAAGCAAGTTTGAACAAGAAGTCGTAGATTTAACGAATGCTGAGCGTGCAAAAAATGGATTATCGGCGTTAAAAATTGATGAGGAATTAAGTAAAGTAGCACGTACTAAATCTGCCGATATGCAGTCAAACAAATATTTTGATCACAATAGTCCAACTTATGGTTCGCCGTTTGATATGATGAAAAAGTTCGGTATCACATATAAATCGGCTGGAGAAAATATTGCTTACGGTCAACAAACACCTCAAGAAGTTGTGAATGCTTGGATGAATAGTGAAGGTCATCGCAAAAACATTTTAAATTCTAGCTTCACTCATATTGGTGTTGGTTATGTTGAACAAGGTAACTATTGGACTCAAATGTTTATTGGTAAATAA
- a CDS encoding NADH:flavin oxidoreductase/NADH oxidase family protein → MDSVLFKEFTLNNGIKIKNRFFKGAMSEALANKHHQPTEAIYHLYETWARGGTGIVVTGNVMVDRKALGETRNVVVEDESILPFLEKWAEKGTINDTHLWMQLNHPGKQAPKGVVKETVAPSAIPLHESLSRFFPHPREITSSEINDLIRRFGNSAKLAKKAGFTGVQIHGAHGYLISQFLSPRHNQRNDEWGGDIDGRMKFLIEIYREIRNQTGSFPISVKMNSADFMKAGFTEEEAMYVAKQLEIEGVDLLEISGGSYENPQMTGRNVKESTKVREAYFLDFAENLRKTVHMPLCVTGGFRSTIGMENAIQSNATDFIGIARPLAVYPDFPRLIANKSLQEVVLPQKKIGVKGIDNKVPFEIIWYSQQMKRLGQGKKIKHNHPVWLSLLQAVLKNGKEAIQQQRIK, encoded by the coding sequence GTGGATTCAGTTCTTTTCAAAGAATTTACATTAAACAATGGAATTAAAATAAAAAACCGATTTTTCAAAGGTGCTATGAGTGAGGCTCTCGCAAATAAGCATCATCAACCTACTGAAGCAATTTATCATTTATATGAAACGTGGGCGCGAGGTGGCACGGGAATAGTTGTGACTGGTAATGTCATGGTGGATAGAAAAGCATTAGGTGAAACGAGAAATGTCGTTGTTGAAGATGAAAGTATCTTACCTTTTTTAGAAAAATGGGCAGAAAAAGGAACAATAAATGATACACACTTATGGATGCAATTGAATCATCCAGGCAAGCAAGCTCCAAAAGGTGTCGTAAAAGAAACAGTTGCTCCATCAGCGATTCCGTTGCATGAAAGTTTAAGTAGGTTTTTTCCTCACCCTAGGGAAATTACAAGCTCGGAGATTAATGATTTAATTCGTAGGTTTGGTAACAGTGCTAAGCTAGCAAAAAAAGCAGGGTTTACTGGTGTGCAAATTCACGGAGCACACGGATACCTTATTAGTCAATTTCTATCTCCAAGACATAACCAACGTAATGATGAATGGGGAGGAGATATAGATGGTAGAATGAAATTTTTAATAGAAATATATAGAGAAATAAGAAATCAAACTGGATCGTTTCCGATAAGTGTGAAGATGAATTCTGCTGACTTTATGAAAGCAGGTTTTACTGAGGAAGAAGCGATGTATGTCGCTAAACAGTTAGAAATAGAAGGAGTAGACTTGTTAGAAATTTCAGGAGGTTCATATGAAAATCCTCAAATGACAGGAAGAAATGTGAAGGAGAGTACAAAGGTTAGAGAGGCGTATTTTCTTGATTTTGCTGAAAATCTTAGAAAAACAGTACATATGCCATTATGTGTTACAGGAGGATTCCGGTCAACGATAGGAATGGAAAATGCAATTCAATCTAATGCGACAGATTTTATAGGAATTGCTCGTCCACTAGCAGTTTATCCAGACTTTCCACGTTTAATTGCAAACAAAAGTCTTCAAGAAGTCGTCTTACCTCAAAAGAAAATCGGGGTGAAAGGCATTGATAATAAGGTGCCATTTGAAATAATATGGTATTCACAACAAATGAAGAGATTAGGGCAAGGGAAAAAGATAAAACATAATCATCCTGTTTGGCTTTCACTACTTCAGGCAGTGTTGAAAAATGGCAAGGAAGCTATTCAACAACAAAGAATAAAATAA
- a CDS encoding MtnX-like HAD-IB family phosphatase, which produces MKKWAFVSDFDGTISKKDFYYIVIEKYFKQGEELRKQWKAGDIKDIDFLSTVFTSIHQEEQQIINDILAIPIDEYVPTFIEHVQQNGGDFYILSAGTDYYIKHILQKYHVSDVEVLSNKGFYQERNVHLNIDPEHRHYSERYGIDKAKVIQELKEQYDLVYFAGDSEPDSHPAAHADITFAKNGLQDLLSEKKLPYVAVDDFTEIEQYLVNKGMISQ; this is translated from the coding sequence ATGAAAAAATGGGCATTTGTTTCCGATTTCGATGGTACAATTTCGAAAAAAGACTTTTATTATATCGTCATCGAAAAATATTTTAAACAAGGTGAAGAGCTACGTAAGCAATGGAAGGCTGGAGATATAAAGGACATTGATTTCTTATCAACAGTATTTACATCCATCCATCAAGAAGAACAACAAATCATTAATGATATTCTTGCTATTCCGATTGATGAATACGTACCTACATTCATCGAACATGTTCAACAAAACGGTGGTGATTTTTATATTTTAAGTGCAGGAACTGACTACTACATAAAACATATTTTACAGAAATATCATGTATCTGACGTAGAAGTGCTTTCTAATAAAGGATTTTATCAAGAAAGAAATGTGCATTTAAATATTGACCCAGAACATAGACATTACTCTGAACGGTACGGAATTGATAAAGCAAAAGTAATTCAAGAGTTAAAAGAACAATATGACCTTGTATATTTCGCGGGAGATAGTGAACCTGATTCTCATCCTGCTGCACATGCAGATATCACTTTTGCCAAGAATGGACTACAGGATTTATTAAGTGAAAAGAAATTACCATATGTTGCTGTAGATGATTTCACAGAAATTGAACAGTATTTGGTGAACAAAGGAATGATATCTCAATGA
- a CDS encoding dihydroorotate dehydrogenase: MPDWSYHQIFKPVIKHLSPTTSREFIHRSMNMVASLPDGHHIINFLGREESSPLLTTEVNNIHFKHTVGLSGKIDPLLSGTKAFSNLGFSFIEIGPITIDSKKGTAPEVNFQEEYIKFSNDFESIGLDETKRKLHKLKLQQKLLMSLVGNEQELKTMILELEELADVFIIQEDMAKKGNIFSTTKPIYVATPIQSLNDHTLDFFETFDGIVLDEDWLTTNNTDELIKKIRYLKKSEFTKPIVTVGGVKEPNDALLLLEAGADLIMLSSGYVFAGPGLTKRINEAVLTTRQEKIIPQLGWKYYWLFGLFILFGGIIALFISLTSVLLPYDEQFLRMNKESIWIFNERILLFMSHDRMTLAGTMISGGIVYMNLASYGVKKGLRWAKQAIDLAAITGFLGIFLFIGYGYFDWLHLLFWLLLLPFYVLGFLKTKGIINTPTSTNTKNHKIWKQSLFGQLAFVMLGFSFVLGGIIISYIGVTSVFVPTDLLYICMPPELIQLFNERLIPVIAHDRAGFGSALFSVGLLVLTVSLWGFQQGNKWVWWTLFIGGIPAFITGISIHIAIGYTTFIHLLPAYIALMLFFTGLIWSYRFFQKQTDELR; the protein is encoded by the coding sequence ATGCCAGATTGGTCCTACCATCAAATATTTAAACCAGTAATTAAACACCTGTCGCCGACCACCTCTCGTGAGTTTATTCATAGAAGTATGAACATGGTTGCTTCTCTCCCAGATGGTCATCATATTATTAACTTTTTGGGTAGGGAAGAATCCTCACCCTTACTTACGACAGAAGTTAACAATATTCACTTCAAACACACTGTTGGTTTATCGGGAAAAATAGACCCATTACTTTCTGGGACAAAGGCCTTTTCCAACTTAGGATTTAGCTTTATTGAGATCGGGCCTATCACGATAGACTCAAAGAAAGGAACTGCACCAGAAGTTAACTTTCAGGAAGAGTATATTAAGTTTTCTAATGACTTCGAATCCATTGGTCTAGATGAAACTAAACGGAAATTACATAAACTAAAGCTACAACAGAAACTCTTAATGAGTTTAGTTGGGAATGAACAAGAACTTAAGACGATGATTCTAGAATTAGAAGAGTTAGCTGATGTTTTTATCATTCAAGAAGACATGGCGAAAAAAGGGAACATTTTCTCTACGACTAAACCTATTTACGTCGCAACACCTATTCAATCTCTCAACGATCACACGCTCGATTTCTTTGAGACTTTCGATGGTATTGTATTAGATGAGGATTGGTTAACTACAAATAATACAGACGAACTAATAAAAAAAATAAGATACTTGAAAAAAAGTGAGTTCACAAAACCTATAGTTACGGTTGGGGGGGTTAAAGAGCCTAATGACGCCTTATTGCTTTTAGAAGCTGGTGCAGATTTAATCATGCTTTCTAGTGGTTATGTTTTCGCAGGTCCAGGCTTAACGAAGCGGATAAATGAAGCGGTATTAACAACTAGACAAGAAAAAATAATACCCCAACTAGGTTGGAAATATTATTGGTTGTTCGGTTTATTTATTTTGTTTGGTGGAATAATTGCTCTCTTTATTAGCTTGACGTCTGTTCTGTTACCATATGATGAACAGTTCTTACGAATGAACAAGGAATCGATTTGGATTTTTAATGAACGCATTCTGTTATTTATGTCTCACGACCGAATGACGCTTGCTGGAACAATGATTTCAGGTGGCATTGTTTATATGAATTTAGCTTCATACGGTGTTAAGAAGGGGCTTCGATGGGCAAAACAAGCGATTGATCTTGCAGCTATAACCGGATTTCTCGGCATTTTTTTATTTATAGGGTATGGTTATTTTGATTGGCTTCATCTACTGTTTTGGCTACTATTATTACCCTTTTACGTGTTAGGGTTTTTAAAAACGAAAGGGATTATTAATACCCCTACTTCTACGAATACAAAAAACCATAAAATATGGAAGCAAAGTTTATTTGGCCAACTTGCTTTTGTAATGTTAGGATTTTCATTTGTTCTTGGGGGCATAATTATTTCTTATATTGGTGTTACATCGGTATTTGTACCAACAGATTTATTGTATATTTGCATGCCTCCAGAACTTATACAGTTGTTCAATGAGCGATTAATTCCTGTAATTGCCCACGATCGTGCTGGTTTTGGCAGTGCCTTATTTAGTGTCGGCTTATTAGTGTTAACGGTATCTTTATGGGGATTTCAACAAGGTAACAAATGGGTATGGTGGACTTTGTTCATTGGAGGTATCCCAGCTTTTATAACTGGGATTTCAATACATATAGCGATCGGTTATACGACCTTTATACACCTGTTACCAGCGTATATAGCATTAATGTTATTCTTTACTGGTCTAATATGGAGCTATCGATTTTTTCAAAAACAAACAGATGAACTCAGATAG